TGCTGGGAAGCCTGATCGGCATGTGCCTTGGAGCAGCGATTGTTCATTACTATCAGATCCACGGCATCAGAGTTCCTGCTGACATCACAAAAGTGGGTGGAGACTTCCCGGTCAGGGATATGTTCTATCCATATCTGAACTGGAGCATGGCTTTATTCTATTTTCTGATCGGGTCAGGAGTTGCCATGCTCTCTTCGCTCTACCCTGCCTGGCGCGCTCTGCAGCTCGATCCGGTGGAGGCAATCAAAGGATGAAGGAGAATTTCCGTATCGCCTTCAGGAACATCTTCAGGAACCGCAAACGATCGTATCTGACGATTTCAGTGATGGTTTTCGGGATCATGTTCTCAGTGATGGGATTGAGCTACCTGGACGGCGTAGCCGAATCCACAGACAATCTCAAATACAGCGGTGATGTTTTGATCACCCACCCTGATTATCCAGTGAGGGAAAAATCATTTTCCTTATCTGCGAACATGGATACAGAAAAAGCCGTCTCCCTGGCATCAGGAATCCAGGGGATCAAGACAGTCAGCCCGCGCATCAGATTCGGAGGCATGCTCTACAAAGGCGATCTGGAAAAAAAAGGCCAGGGTTTCGGGATCACTGAATCCGACTATGCTGTCCTTGAATTCGACAAGAAAATCTATGCCGGGAAATTCCTGAGTTTCAAAGACAGCACCGAGATCATGGTGGGAAGGAAACTGGCTGATGAACTCAGCCTCAGCCTTGGCGATACAGTGACGATTCTGACCAGCAGCCGCGGCAACTCGATCTCAGCCCTCAACTATAAAGTAACCGGCTTCTATGACCTGGGAAACGGCAGGCTCAACAAGAGCTTTTTCATCACTCTCTCAGCAGCCCAGGATCTGCTGGACATGGCAGGTACTGTCACTGAATGCCTGTTTTTCCTTGACAGCCATGAAAGAGCGCTGGAAGTGAAAAAACTGATCTCAGCCAAAACTGATCTGCTGGTGCGCAACTGGCAGCTGATAGGACTGAACGGACAGATGGTCTCAGTGATGGCCTGGGCCCGCAGGATCATGCTGATGGTATTCTGCTTCCTCTCAGGGATCGCGATCGTCAACACCATGATGATGGTGGTGTTTGAGAGGAGGCGCGAAATCGGCATCTTCAAGGCCCTGGGCATGACCGACTGGCAGATCGGGAAACTGATCTGCCTGGAAGGCACGCTGCTCGGTTTCTGCGGGGCTCTGATCGGAGCGATTCTCGGGGGAGCAGTTGCATTGTTTTTTTCCATACACGGCATAAATTTCGGCAGCGCAGTGGAACGCATGCCTGATGCGATCAAGATC
The window above is part of the Candidatus Wallbacteria bacterium genome. Proteins encoded here:
- a CDS encoding ABC transporter permease, giving the protein MKENFRIAFRNIFRNRKRSYLTISVMVFGIMFSVMGLSYLDGVAESTDNLKYSGDVLITHPDYPVREKSFSLSANMDTEKAVSLASGIQGIKTVSPRIRFGGMLYKGDLEKKGQGFGITESDYAVLEFDKKIYAGKFLSFKDSTEIMVGRKLADELSLSLGDTVTILTSSRGNSISALNYKVTGFYDLGNGRLNKSFFITLSAAQDLLDMAGTVTECLFFLDSHERALEVKKLISAKTDLLVRNWQLIGLNGQMVSVMAWARRIMLMVFCFLSGIAIVNTMMMVVFERRREIGIFKALGMTDWQIGKLICLEGTLLGFCGALIGAILGGAVALFFSIHGINFGSAVERMPDAIKIKSVVYFHFGPGILITGLLAGTAAAFLATLLPVIPGVRKAPSELLKE